In Solobacterium moorei, a single genomic region encodes these proteins:
- a CDS encoding BglG family transcription antiterminator produces the protein MPINIANIAIAMLTEKDLFTYETISQKVNLSNKTVRNNMPDIISLFQKYNINIQKSPGIGIRLFGKKEDILKCYKYCESMIHKSTQISSKIRQNSITFLLLTSFRKVTISSLERKLYITRPSIYNDLKNIIAFLSKYSIVLTKSRKNGLCISSGEKRVRHCLLDLTFHMLESNLSSYSLIPEIYQYLSNVSRSTDIQKIRKFILTTAKETSTEITESDLFRAILFVYIAFYRMQNQHFTSLNTSIEKKIKNSIVREYLANNLKNLSRYFGVQLSEEEAIYITAQLSVYLSSKDEFVYHDYTNQISTLDFTKQFTAYLNTIIKIKNTSAFEKQLYPFLEKTIQKFNFDYDCYNPNTNLIIQQYPKLFEIASSINTFTEHSMYVTLPNDAIATITLLLASVHEKQTATIICGFWSQVHPFKKELFLNILHTSILNMKLVDLKNEVELKSFKGDLILSTADQLHTTIEVIPIPELINQEFIHLLNEKIQDIREKKRASFFR, from the coding sequence ATGCCAATAAATATTGCTAATATCGCTATCGCAATGCTAACTGAAAAAGACTTATTTACTTATGAAACCATTTCTCAAAAAGTCAATTTATCAAATAAGACTGTTCGAAATAATATGCCAGATATTATCTCACTGTTCCAAAAATATAATATTAATATCCAAAAAAGCCCAGGTATTGGTATTCGTCTCTTTGGGAAAAAGGAAGATATTCTAAAGTGCTATAAATACTGTGAAAGTATGATTCATAAAAGCACTCAGATTTCATCAAAAATTCGTCAGAATAGTATTACATTTCTTTTATTAACAAGTTTCCGTAAGGTAACCATATCTTCGTTAGAAAGAAAATTATATATTACACGACCAAGCATTTATAATGATTTAAAGAATATTATAGCTTTTTTATCAAAATATAGTATTGTACTTACTAAAAGCAGAAAGAATGGCTTGTGCATTTCTTCTGGAGAAAAACGCGTTCGCCATTGTTTATTAGATTTAACATTCCACATGTTAGAATCCAATCTATCTTCATATTCACTAATTCCGGAGATATATCAATATTTATCTAATGTATCAAGATCTACCGATATACAGAAGATTCGTAAATTTATTCTTACAACTGCCAAAGAAACATCTACCGAAATTACAGAAAGTGATTTATTTCGGGCTATCTTATTTGTTTATATTGCATTCTATAGAATGCAGAATCAGCATTTTACTTCTCTAAATACAAGTATTGAAAAGAAAATAAAAAATAGTATAGTACGAGAATATCTTGCCAATAATTTAAAGAATCTTTCACGCTATTTTGGAGTGCAATTATCCGAAGAAGAAGCAATTTATATTACTGCACAGCTTTCTGTATATTTAAGTTCGAAAGATGAGTTTGTTTACCATGATTACACCAATCAGATATCTACACTTGACTTTACAAAGCAATTTACTGCATATTTAAATACAATTATAAAAATAAAAAATACTAGTGCATTTGAAAAGCAACTATATCCTTTTTTAGAAAAAACAATCCAAAAGTTTAATTTTGATTATGATTGTTATAATCCAAATACTAATCTAATTATACAGCAGTATCCTAAACTATTCGAAATCGCAAGTTCTATTAATACATTTACCGAACATTCCATGTATGTCACCTTGCCAAATGATGCTATTGCCACTATTACTTTATTACTCGCTTCTGTACACGAAAAGCAAACTGCCACCATTATATGTGGTTTTTGGTCACAAGTTCATCCATTTAAGAAAGAATTATTTTTAAATATTTTGCATACATCAATACTCAACATGAAATTAGTAGACTTGAAAAATGAAGTTGAACTAAAATCTTTTAAAGGTGATTTGATTTTGAGCACTGCTGACCAACTACATACTACGATAGAAGTAATTCCAATCCCAGAATTAATTAATCAAGAATTTATTCATTTACTAAATGAGAAGATACAGGATATTAGAGAAAAAAAGAGAGCTTCTTTCTTTAGATAA
- a CDS encoding aminopeptidase: MYKYLENLVDVWLRVGVNIQPNQLLYVTIPSEYISLKDIFDKKTKQLKGMEVIYQFTDDYNQLLEKYKNNYQIYDSYLSEITSKKLSLLEQNCVFFEAKRGIDFFDEEKKQELQQLKQIEKKYNLKFRNEKRKVGNIASCKTVIPTKYWAECIFPEELRPLDKLWEVYLQITLANFDNAVEIWNRRINEIQERVKYLDQQQFKSLYFKTDKTQLYVELAENHKWTGGCEITEKGIRYMPNFPTQEIFTAPKKTGITGIMHNTKPLNYSGRLINEFSLHFEKGKILDYCATDNKSILDEIINLDENNRYPGEIAILPGETEISKTNIIFQTTLLDENAACHLAIGCAYPCSINHKIEYGRKEFERLGINYSNYHVDVMFGDSRVTITASSNNNEEILLMENGEWRV, encoded by the coding sequence ATGTATAAATATCTTGAAAATCTAGTTGATGTATGGTTGAGAGTCGGTGTTAATATTCAGCCAAATCAATTGCTATATGTAACAATTCCATCCGAATATATATCATTAAAAGATATATTTGATAAGAAAACTAAACAATTGAAAGGTATGGAGGTTATATATCAATTTACAGATGACTATAATCAATTACTAGAAAAATATAAAAATAACTATCAAATCTATGATAGTTATTTATCAGAGATTACATCAAAGAAGTTAAGTCTGTTGGAACAAAACTGTGTGTTTTTTGAGGCTAAGAGAGGTATAGATTTTTTTGACGAAGAGAAAAAGCAGGAATTACAGCAGTTGAAACAGATTGAGAAGAAATATAACTTGAAGTTTAGAAATGAAAAAAGAAAAGTTGGAAATATTGCATCTTGCAAAACTGTCATACCAACAAAATATTGGGCAGAATGTATCTTCCCTGAAGAATTACGACCATTAGATAAGTTATGGGAAGTATATCTTCAAATTACATTAGCAAATTTTGATAATGCTGTCGAAATATGGAACCGGCGAATAAATGAAATTCAAGAAAGGGTAAAGTATCTTGATCAACAACAATTTAAATCACTATACTTTAAAACAGATAAAACTCAATTATATGTGGAGCTAGCAGAGAATCATAAATGGACAGGAGGGTGCGAAATTACAGAAAAAGGAATTCGTTATATGCCTAATTTTCCAACTCAAGAGATATTTACAGCGCCAAAGAAAACTGGGATAACTGGTATAATGCATAATACAAAGCCACTGAATTATAGCGGTAGGCTTATCAATGAGTTTAGTTTACATTTTGAAAAGGGTAAAATATTAGATTATTGTGCAACAGATAATAAATCTATACTCGATGAAATTATCAATTTAGATGAAAACAATAGATATCCTGGAGAAATTGCCATTTTGCCAGGAGAAACAGAAATATCTAAAACGAACATTATTTTTCAGACAACATTACTTGATGAGAATGCAGCATGCCATCTAGCAATTGGTTGCGCGTACCCATGCAGTATTAATCACAAGATAGAGTATGGAAGAAAAGAGTTCGAAAGGTTGGGTATAAATTATTCTAATTATCACGTGGATGTAATGTTTGGAGATTCTAGAGTAACAATTACAGCTAGTTCAAACAATAATGAAGAAATACTATTAATGGAAAATGGAGAATGGAGAGTTTGA
- a CDS encoding PTS transporter subunit EIIC, whose amino-acid sequence MKHIQEKLQSFAGAMMVPIILLVLVGFYVGIGAAVTNYIMPGDNIINTLFSMFTRMGFMFMNYLPVWFAVGISFTLAKKEKGWAAFGGIVMFFCYITCIGAFAKAQGWTADTVTIEHLIEIGYTQEAALNFNALWDTVAGVFTFNMGIFSGIVAGVSAGLIHNKFCETKFNSMFAFFQGTKFVIIMITIIAIPLGILTYYVWPVVAGVLQSITHLITTSGYFGTWLFGFIDKALLPFGIHHLIAFPIEYSAVGGTMTIDGTVYEGVKNIIVGQAGSASATGYIVRNFTTGRILFQLAGLPGAAFAMYKCAKVENRKKVASLLVPAVLTLALVGISEPIEYTFLFASPVLYWLVYAPLCGLCYVLTELTKVSINGNALFFMIPNLFQPNKVHIFSLLYLLPLTFVTYYAAFKFMIKKFNIKTPGRGDDDIKLMSKKEYQQIKNGTINNDSLEARIVEAFGGADNIDSVTCCATRLRVSVKDETKVVDDEDWQKYLEAIGCVHNGKSYQIIYGVHVNAITTAVKDILGLD is encoded by the coding sequence ATGAAACATATTCAGGAAAAATTACAATCATTTGCGGGAGCAATGATGGTTCCAATTATTTTATTGGTACTAGTTGGTTTTTATGTAGGTATTGGTGCTGCCGTAACAAACTACATCATGCCAGGGGATAATATCATAAATACATTATTCTCAATGTTTACAAGGATGGGATTTATGTTTATGAATTATCTACCTGTATGGTTTGCGGTTGGCATTTCATTTACTTTAGCAAAAAAGGAGAAGGGTTGGGCTGCTTTTGGTGGTATCGTTATGTTCTTCTGCTACATCACATGTATTGGCGCATTTGCAAAGGCACAGGGATGGACAGCAGATACAGTTACAATTGAACATTTAATCGAAATTGGATATACACAAGAAGCTGCTTTAAACTTTAATGCATTATGGGATACTGTTGCCGGCGTATTTACTTTCAACATGGGTATATTTAGCGGCATTGTTGCTGGTGTTTCTGCAGGCCTCATTCATAATAAATTCTGCGAAACAAAGTTCAACTCCATGTTTGCATTCTTCCAAGGAACAAAATTTGTAATTATTATGATTACAATTATTGCAATTCCATTAGGAATTTTGACTTACTATGTATGGCCAGTTGTTGCCGGCGTATTGCAATCTATTACACATTTGATTACAACATCAGGATATTTTGGAACATGGCTGTTTGGATTTATTGACAAAGCATTATTACCATTTGGAATTCACCATCTAATTGCATTTCCAATCGAATATTCAGCTGTAGGTGGAACAATGACAATTGACGGAACTGTTTATGAAGGCGTAAAAAATATTATTGTTGGTCAAGCAGGATCTGCTAGTGCAACTGGATATATTGTGCGTAATTTTACAACAGGAAGAATCTTATTCCAACTTGCAGGTCTACCTGGCGCTGCATTTGCGATGTATAAGTGTGCAAAGGTTGAGAATAGAAAGAAAGTAGCTTCATTGTTAGTCCCTGCTGTACTTACACTTGCGTTAGTAGGAATTTCTGAACCAATTGAATATACATTCTTGTTTGCATCACCAGTACTATATTGGTTAGTATATGCTCCACTTTGCGGATTATGCTATGTATTGACAGAGTTAACAAAGGTGTCAATCAATGGCAATGCATTATTCTTCATGATTCCAAACTTATTCCAACCGAATAAGGTACATATCTTCTCATTACTCTATCTATTGCCACTGACATTTGTTACATACTATGCAGCATTTAAATTTATGATTAAAAAATTTAATATTAAGACTCCAGGAAGAGGAGATGATGATATTAAGTTGATGAGTAAGAAGGAATATCAACAAATCAAAAATGGTACAATAAATAACGATAGCTTAGAGGCGAGAATTGTTGAAGCCTTTGGGGGTGCAGATAATATTGATAGTGTTACATGCTGTGCAACACGTTTACGCGTATCAGTCAAAGATGAAACAAAAGTCGTTGATGATGAGGATTGGCAAAAATACTTAGAGGCTATTGGCTGTGTACATAATGGCAAGAGTTATCAGATTATTTATGGTGTACATGTCAATGCGATTACAACGGCTGTAAAAGATATTCTTGGATTAGACTAA